TCTCCCGAGGGAAGCCCGTGGCGGCTCCAGGCGCCGAACGGAGAGCCCGTGGTCTTCCGGGGAGCCTACAATCCGGACCTCGCTCCGGCCTCCGGAGAGGGCGCGTCCGTGCCGCCGTGAGACGGCGGCATCCCGCGTCGGCGGGGCGAGGTCAGCGCTTCTCGACCTCGCCGCCGGCCTCGGGCTCGGCCACCCGAAGCTGCTCCTCCAGGACGCGAAGGGCCGACCGGGCCTCACTGGAGTTGGGTGCCGTCGCCATGACCCGCTTGCAGACCTCGATGGCGTTGCGGCGCCGACCCAGCGTGGATTCCGCGTCGCACAACCGGGAGAGCACCGTCAGGGCTTGGGAGCCCTGGACTCCAGCGGCCAGGGCCGCGCGCAGGAAGACGATTTCCTGGGAACGATCTCCCGAACGGAGGGCCAGGTCGGCTTGCCGAACCAGCTCCGCGGGAGACGGAGAAGCGCGCGAGGCCGCCCGCCCACCAGGAGCCGAGATGCCCTCGGCCGCCTCTCTTTCCTCGGAATCCACTCCCGCCGTGGATGGCTCCGGCCGCGGCGAAGCGCTCGCCACCCGGGGCGGCGGACTCGCGGGGGCGGCGGGCGGCGGGGGTGACCCGGCGAACGCGCGTCCCACCGAATCCTTCTGGAGACTGTCGCTGTCCGCCGGAGGCGGAGGAGCCGAGGCCTCCGCCGATGAAATCCCCTGAAGGCTCTCTGCTCGCTGATCGAAGAGGGAGTCGTCGGAGTCCATCGCGCGCTTCTTTTTCGGGGCGCTCCCGCCCATGCCGGCCTGCGCACTGCCTTTCCCCCCCACGGCCCAGCCTCGCGCCGCGGGTAACGGCTTCGACTTGGCCATTTGGTCGCGAGATGAAGCGTAGGAGGATTTGTCGGCGCGCTGGGGAGTCGCGAGGGGCGCGGCCTCCGCGAGGAGCGGCGATTGCGCGGGGACAGCGGCTGGGGCTGGGGCTGGAGCCTGGGCCACTTCGGCCTTGGCACGAGAGGGGGGCTCCATCGCGGTGCTCTTCTGCGCGGGGCCCTTGCTCTGGAGCGAGGGGCT
Above is a window of Cystobacter fuscus DNA encoding:
- a CDS encoding anti-sigma factor family protein encodes the protein MKTQNAHAHEDRLLDFAYDELPLTEAHAVEQHLQGCSRCAETLRGIRGVRRSMARLPQEAAPEAGLDSLLAYAQQSARRAAAGAEPAPRWWRRLMAPALSMAAVSVFGLVVLQVNRDVDLSPSLQSKGPAQKSTAMEPPSRAKAEVAQAPAPAPAAVPAQSPLLAEAAPLATPQRADKSSYASSRDQMAKSKPLPAARGWAVGGKGSAQAGMGGSAPKKKRAMDSDDSLFDQRAESLQGISSAEASAPPPPADSDSLQKDSVGRAFAGSPPPPAAPASPPPRVASASPRPEPSTAGVDSEEREAAEGISAPGGRAASRASPSPAELVRQADLALRSGDRSQEIVFLRAALAAGVQGSQALTVLSRLCDAESTLGRRRNAIEVCKRVMATAPNSSEARSALRVLEEQLRVAEPEAGGEVEKR